The DNA region AGCTGTTCGCCGGGTTTACCAACTCCGCCAGTATGAATGGTGACAAGCTCAGTACGCTGGACTATATGTTTCATCTCTCTCAGCAGCATGGCGGTATTTGGGCTGGCATGGGCATGCTGCCGTCCAACACCAAGGCGGCAACTCGTCAGGACGTTAACTATATTGCCGGTGTTTCCGGATTAATGACGGTTTCTCCGGCAGATGCTTCAGTAGAAGAGGCTCCGTTGTCTGGTGAACTGGAAACCGCTCGCCTGTTTGGTCAGCGTATTGCTCAGTTGGCGCAGCGCTGG from Limnobaculum xujianqingii includes:
- a CDS encoding flavodoxin family protein — its product is MARIAMVYHSGYGHTAKVAEAVAKGLMEISGTQVDILPIDAEGNLPEQAWVILSVANGIIFGSPTYMSGPSWQFKKFADASSKPWSALLWKDKLFAGFTNSASMNGDKLSTLDYMFHLSQQHGGIWAGMGMLPSNTKAATRQDVNYIAGVSGLMTVSPADASVEEAPLSGELETARLFGQRIAQLAQRWSRV